One genomic region from Apteryx mantelli isolate bAptMan1 chromosome 7, bAptMan1.hap1, whole genome shotgun sequence encodes:
- the LOC106497820 gene encoding annexin A8-like protein 1 translates to MAWWKGWREEESRFVTGALSFDPKPDAQTLYKAMKGLGTDEQAIIDVLTKRSNIQRQQIAKSFKAQFGKDLIESLKSELSGKFERLIVALMYPPFKYDAKELHDAMKGVGTSEGTIIEILASRTKAQIKEIIKAYKEEYNSDLEEDIKSETSGYFEQILVCLLQGERDNATLYVDTALALQDAEALYAAGEKIRGTDEIQFITILCTRSATHLLKVFEEYQKLASKSIEDTIKSETHGSLEDAMLAIVKCTRNIHCYFAERLYYALKGAGTHDGTLIRVIVSRNEVDLNLIKAEFKKIAGQSLSSSILDDTSGDYKTALLNLCGSDD, encoded by the exons ATGGCGTGGTGGAAGGGCTGG agagaagaggagagcagGTTCGTGACAGGTGCTTTGAGCTTTGACCCCAAGCCTGATGCTCAGACTCTGTACAAAGCCATGAAAGGGCTTG GGACTGATGAGCAAGCTATAATTGATGTCCTAACCAAGAGGAGCAATATACAGCGACAACAGATTGCCAAATCCTTCAAGGCACAGTTTGGAAAG GATCTGATTGAAAGCTTGAAGTCTGAGCTGAGTGGCAAGTTTGAGAGGCTCATTGTAGCTCTCATGTACCCACCATTCAAGTACGATGCCAAGGAGCTTCACGATGCCATGAAG GGTGTGGGAACAAGCGAAGGTACCATCATAGAGATCCTGGCATCACGGACAAAAGCACAGATCAAAGAGATAATCAAAGCATACAAAGAAG AATACAATTCTGATCTGGAAGAAGACATAAAATCAGAAACAAGTGGCTATTTTGAACAGATTCTAGTTTGCCTTCTTCAG gGTGAGAGGGACAATGCCACTCTCTATGTGGACACAGCGCTGGCTCTCCAGGATGCAGAG GCGCTCTATGCTGCTGGAGAGAAGATACGGGGCACGGATGAGATACAATTCATCACCATCCTGTGCACAAGGAGTGCCACACACTTGCTGAAAG TGTTTGAAGAATACCAGAAACTTGCCAGTAAGAGCATAGAAGACACTATCAAGAGTGAAACTCATGGTTCACTAGAGGATGCCATGCTGGCTATTG TGAAGTGCACGAGGAACATCCATTGCTACTTCGCAGAGAGGCTGTACTATGCTTTAAAG GGGGCTGGCACCCATGATGGGACTCTTATAAGGGTGATCGTTTCCCGCAATGAAGTTGACTTAAATCTTATAAAGGCTGAATTCAAGAAGATTGCAGGACAGTCCCTCTCCAGCAGTATTCTG GATGACACAAGTGGCGATTACAAGACAGCCTTACTGAATCTCTGTGGCAGTGATGATTGA